From Plasmodium cynomolgi strain B DNA, chromosome 9, whole genome shotgun sequence:
tctgcaaatttattttgcgtaGGATAAGTGTAGAACATATACAAATTGTTATATAAACATAGATgggaaatattattttatggaTATTTTACTATTATATAGATTCATTTCGTATTCTTCAGACATGGTAAAGATATAAGTTGTCAATCAAATGGCGCTAAAATTCATATAAGCCTGTTCCCTCAATTTGATATAAGATTTATTATGCTATATTTTGtgctgatttttttgttggtgctttttttaatgctgcttttttttttgcttgttcatctttatgcttttttatataatctTTTCTTTCTGCAGTCCACGTATTCCATTGACTAACTTGTGTCCATTGTTCGGCGAAAGCTTGCATCCATTGCTTGTAAAAGTatatcttttcttttctaaaCTCAATCCATAAATTGAAATCGGGTCCTGCGTAATATTTTAGCGCATCCTTCATAAGAGTTGTCCACAcatctttttcattttcgttacTTTCATTCCAATTTTGACACTGCTCTAACTTTAACGAATCGTGCTGGTCATTATGtaatcctctttttttccatctcttGCAATAATAATCTTCACGATATTTTTCAGATCTACTACACCAATCATCATAATATTGTTTATCAAATTCCTGTACAACATTTTTCATGTGGGTGTTGTaaccttttttacattcagtgatccattttttaaaatcattcTTCAAACACTCTAAtccctttttataaaacCACAATGTCCACTTACTCTTATCCCATTTTAATCCAAGTGGATAAACACTACATGCATATTCATCTTCCATATGGGGATTATAATGCCTCCATTTATTTTCTAAAGATATCATAAATTCATCCCAATCATTTTCCAAGTTTTCCATATATTGTTGTGATTCAGTTTCTAATTTTTCAGTCAatgatattttctttttttttaaccaggTATTCCACTTATTC
This genomic window contains:
- a CDS encoding tryptophan-rich antigen (Pv-fam-a;~putative) — encoded protein: MKALFVYPLASIAVSFVLSSAEGETQECSRFNKWITFSSKPYCKTAASVEDQVKNMLHHLGLVNSPESVKQNKWNTWLKKKKISLTEKLETESQQYMENLENDWDEFMISLENKWRHYNPHMEDEYACSVYPLGLKWDKSKWTLWFYKKGLECLKNDFKKWITECKKGYNTHMKNVVQEFDKQYYDDWCSRSEKYREDYYCKRWKKRGLHNDQHDSLKLEQCQNWNESNENEKDVWTTLMKDALKYYAGPDFNLWIEFRKEKIYFYKQWMQAFAEQWTQVSQWNTWTAERKDYIKKHKDEQAKKKAALKKAPTKKSAQNIA